The following proteins are co-located in the Escherichia fergusonii ATCC 35469 genome:
- the ybjG gene encoding undecaprenyl-diphosphate phosphatase produces MLENLNYSLFNFINATPDSAPWMITLAIIIAKDLILVVPFLAVILWLWGPRGQLSAQRQLVIKIALAIVISLIVSWVIGHLFPHDRPFVDHIGYNFLHHAADDSFPSDHGTVIFTFALAFLCWHRLWSGALLMLLAIAIAWSRVYLGVHWPVDMLGGLLAGMIGCLSAQIIWQLFGEKIYALLQTGYRACFALPIRKGWVRD; encoded by the coding sequence ATGCTGGAAAACCTCAATTACTCGCTTTTCAACTTTATCAACGCCACGCCAGACTCTGCGCCATGGATGATTACACTGGCAATTATTATCGCCAAAGATCTCATCCTCGTAGTGCCGTTTCTGGCAGTAATACTGTGGTTATGGGGACCGCGCGGACAACTTTCAGCGCAACGTCAGTTGGTGATCAAAATTGCATTGGCGATAGTTATTAGCTTGATTGTTTCGTGGGTTATCGGTCATCTTTTCCCCCATGATCGACCGTTTGTTGATCATATTGGCTATAACTTCCTGCATCATGCTGCGGATGACTCATTCCCCAGTGATCATGGCACAGTGATTTTTACTTTTGCACTGGCATTTTTGTGCTGGCATCGGTTGTGGTCTGGTGCCCTGTTAATGCTACTGGCCATAGCCATTGCCTGGTCACGGGTTTATCTTGGCGTTCACTGGCCGGTGGATATGCTCGGCGGGCTGCTGGCGGGGATGATTGGTTGCCTGAGTGCGCAGATTATCTGGCAACTTTTTGGAGAAAAGATTTACGCACTTCTGCAAACAGGTTATCGGGCATGCTTCGCCCTGCCGATTCGCAAAGGCTGGGTGCGTGACTGA
- a CDS encoding glutathione S-transferase family protein produces MITLWGRNNSTNVKKVLFTLEELELPYQQILAGREYGVNHDADYLALNPNGLVPLLRDDECELVLWESNTIVRYLAAQYGVNRLWIDNPARRAEGEKWMDWANQTLAPAHRGILMGLVRTPPEQRDQAAITASAKECDELFAILDDELAKQKWFSGNEFGVGDIALSPFIYNLFNVGLTWTPRPNLERWYQQLTERPAFRKVVMIPVS; encoded by the coding sequence ATGATTACGCTGTGGGGTCGCAATAACTCGACTAACGTAAAAAAAGTGTTGTTTACGCTCGAAGAACTGGAATTACCTTATCAGCAAATCCTGGCAGGCCGTGAGTACGGTGTTAACCATGACGCGGATTATCTGGCGTTGAATCCCAATGGCCTTGTGCCACTACTGCGCGATGACGAATGCGAACTTGTGCTTTGGGAGTCCAACACCATCGTGCGCTATCTGGCTGCACAATATGGAGTGAATCGCTTATGGATCGATAATCCCGCACGTCGCGCTGAAGGCGAAAAATGGATGGACTGGGCAAACCAGACGCTTGCTCCGGCACATCGTGGAATATTAATGGGCTTAGTCAGAACACCGCCAGAACAGCGGGATCAGGCAGCCATTACAGCCAGTGCTAAAGAATGTGATGAATTATTCGCCATTCTGGATGACGAACTGGCAAAGCAGAAATGGTTCTCTGGCAACGAGTTTGGTGTAGGTGATATTGCCCTCTCGCCGTTTATCTACAATTTATTCAACGTTGGCCTGACATGGACTCCGCGCCCTAACCTTGAGCGCTGGTATCAACAACTCACAGAGCGCCCGGCGTTTCGTAAAGTCGTCATGATTCCGGTCAGTTAA
- a CDS encoding MFS transporter, translated as MQNRLQTGARLGRSALLFPLCLVLYEFSTYIANDMIQPGMLAVVEQYQAGIDWVPTSMTAYLAGGMFLQWLLGPLSDRVGRRPVMLVGVVWFIVTCLATLLAQNIEQFTVLRFLQGISLCFIGAVGYAAIQESFEESVCIKITALMANVALIAPLLGPLVGAAWVHMLPWEGMFILFAVLAAISFVGLQRAMPETATRIGEKLSLKELGRDYKQVLKNGRFVAGALALGFVSLPLLAWIAQSPIIIITGEKLSSYEYGLLQVPVFGALIAGNLVLARLTARRTVRSLIIMGGWPIVIGLVVAAIATAFSSHAYLWMTAGLSIYAFGIGLANAGLVRLTLFASDMSKGTVSAAMGMVQMLIFTVGIEVSKHAWLGGGNGMFNLFNLANGVIWLLLMVIFLRDKSVGNSQKA; from the coding sequence ATGCAAAACCGATTACAAACCGGCGCACGACTGGGGCGTTCGGCGTTACTTTTTCCTCTTTGTCTGGTCCTGTACGAATTCTCGACATATATCGCTAACGATATGATTCAGCCCGGCATGTTGGCTGTAGTGGAGCAATATCAGGCTGGAATTGACTGGGTGCCAACGTCCATGACTGCCTATCTGGCAGGTGGCATGTTCTTACAATGGTTACTTGGGCCGTTGTCGGATCGTGTTGGTCGCCGTCCGGTGATGCTGGTGGGGGTGGTGTGGTTTATCGTCACCTGTCTCGCCACGTTACTGGCACAAAATATTGAACAATTTACGGTGTTACGTTTTTTACAAGGAATTAGCCTCTGTTTTATTGGTGCTGTGGGCTATGCTGCAATTCAGGAGTCTTTCGAAGAGTCGGTATGTATTAAAATTACAGCGCTTATGGCGAACGTCGCTCTGATTGCTCCTCTCCTTGGCCCTTTAGTAGGGGCCGCCTGGGTGCATATGCTGCCCTGGGAGGGGATGTTTATCCTCTTTGCAGTGCTGGCGGCCATTTCCTTTGTGGGCCTGCAGCGAGCAATGCCAGAAACAGCAACCCGTATCGGTGAAAAGCTCTCTTTAAAAGAGTTAGGTCGTGACTACAAACAGGTATTAAAGAATGGTCGCTTTGTAGCCGGAGCTCTGGCCCTGGGATTTGTTAGCTTGCCATTACTGGCGTGGATTGCCCAATCACCCATTATCATTATCACGGGCGAGAAATTAAGCAGCTATGAATATGGCCTGTTACAGGTGCCTGTTTTTGGCGCACTGATTGCTGGCAACCTGGTACTGGCACGGTTAACTGCACGGCGCACAGTACGTTCGTTGATCATTATGGGTGGCTGGCCGATTGTTATCGGGCTGGTCGTTGCTGCGATCGCGACGGCTTTCTCCTCACATGCCTATTTATGGATGACAGCGGGATTAAGTATCTATGCTTTTGGTATTGGCCTGGCCAATGCCGGATTGGTTCGTTTGACCTTGTTTGCCAGTGATATGAGTAAAGGTACAGTGTCGGCGGCCATGGGAATGGTACAGATGCTGATCTTTACGGTGGGAATTGAAGTCAGTAAACACGCATGGTTAGGGGGTGGTAATGGCATGTTTAACCTGTTCAATCTGGCGAATGGTGTTATCTGGCTGCTGTTGATGGTGATTTTTTTACGTGATAAAAGCGTTGGAAATTCACAGAAAGCTTAA
- a CDS encoding PQQ-dependent sugar dehydrogenase, producing MRRVLLSVISLLISPLVFATPAAVKVEVLQTKLDHPWALAFLPDNQGILITLKGGQLRHWQAGKGLSDPLPGVPQVWANGQGGLLDVALAPDFTTSRRVWLSFAEGDANGKAGTAVGYGRLSEDLSHLSDFKTVFRQTPKLSTGNHFGGRLVFDGKGYLFIGLGENNQRPTAQDLDKLQGKVVRLTDQGQIPPDNPFVNQAAVRPEIWSYGIRNPQGMAMNPWSDALWLNEHGPRGGDEINIPQKGKNYGWPLATWGINYSGLKIPEAKGEIVAGTEQPIFYWKKSPAVSGMAFYNSDTFAQWQQKLFIGALKDKDVIVMSVKGDNVSEDGRILGDRGQRIRDVRTGPDGYLYVLTDESDGELLKVSPRP from the coding sequence ATGCGTCGTGTGCTTCTTTCCGTTATCTCTTTACTAATTTCTCCCCTGGTTTTTGCTACGCCCGCTGCGGTAAAAGTGGAAGTATTGCAAACCAAACTCGATCATCCCTGGGCGCTGGCATTTTTACCCGATAATCAGGGAATTCTGATTACGCTAAAAGGCGGACAACTTCGCCACTGGCAGGCAGGTAAAGGGTTATCTGATCCGCTTCCTGGCGTGCCGCAAGTTTGGGCTAATGGTCAGGGTGGACTCCTTGATGTGGCGCTGGCACCTGATTTCACGACTTCTCGCCGGGTGTGGTTAAGTTTTGCCGAAGGAGATGCTAACGGCAAAGCCGGTACGGCAGTCGGTTATGGTCGCCTGAGTGAAGATCTCAGCCATCTTTCTGACTTCAAAACGGTATTTCGTCAGACACCAAAGCTTTCGACAGGTAATCATTTTGGTGGACGATTGGTGTTTGATGGTAAAGGCTATTTGTTTATTGGGCTTGGGGAGAATAACCAACGGCCAACAGCTCAGGATCTCGATAAGTTGCAAGGGAAAGTGGTGCGACTTACCGACCAGGGCCAGATCCCTCCTGATAATCCCTTCGTTAATCAAGCCGCTGTGCGGCCTGAGATCTGGTCTTATGGTATCCGTAATCCTCAGGGAATGGCGATGAATCCTTGGAGCGATGCCCTGTGGCTGAACGAGCATGGCCCGCGTGGTGGCGATGAAATTAATATTCCACAAAAGGGTAAAAATTACGGCTGGCCTCTGGCAACATGGGGAATCAACTATAGCGGCCTGAAGATCCCCGAAGCAAAAGGGGAAATTGTGGCGGGTACGGAACAACCTATTTTTTACTGGAAAAAATCACCCGCTGTCAGCGGCATGGCGTTCTATAACAGTGATACCTTTGCCCAGTGGCAACAAAAGTTGTTTATCGGTGCGTTAAAAGACAAGGATGTGATCGTGATGAGCGTGAAGGGCGATAATGTCAGCGAAGATGGGCGCATTTTAGGCGACAGAGGTCAGCGTATTCGCGATGTACGTACAGGACCCGACGGCTATTTGTATGTCCTGACCGACGAGTCCGATGGCGAGTTGCTGAAAGTCAGCCCACGTCCCTGA
- the dacC gene encoding serine-type D-Ala-D-Ala carboxypeptidase: MTQYSSFLRGLVAGSALLFLFAPTVQAAEQAIDAPSVDARAWVLMDYASGKVLAEGNADEKLDPASLTKIMTSYVVGQALKADKIKLTDMVTVGRDAWATGNPALRGSSVMFLKPGDQVSVADLNKGVIIQSGNDACIALADYVAGSQESFIGLMNGYAKKLGLTNTTFQTVHGLDAPGQFSTARDMALLSKALIHDVPEEYAIHKEKEFTFNKIRQPNRNRLLWSSNLHVDGLKTGTTAGAGYNLVASATQGDMRLISVVLGAKTDRIRFNESEKLLTWGFRFFETVTPIKPDATFVSQRVWFGDKSEVKLGAGEAGSVTIPRGQLKNLKASFTLNEPQLTAPLKKGQVVGTIDFQLNGKSIEQRPLIVMEAVEEGGIFSRMWDFVMMKFHQWFGGWFS, translated from the coding sequence ATGACGCAATACTCCTCTTTCCTTCGCGGTCTCGTAGCGGGTTCTGCTCTTTTATTTCTTTTTGCCCCAACGGTTCAGGCTGCTGAACAAGCCATTGATGCGCCCAGCGTGGATGCGCGCGCATGGGTCTTAATGGATTACGCCAGCGGGAAGGTACTGGCAGAAGGCAACGCTGATGAAAAACTTGATCCGGCCAGCCTGACAAAAATTATGACCAGCTATGTAGTTGGTCAGGCGCTGAAAGCCGACAAAATTAAACTGACAGATATGGTCACCGTGGGCAGAGATGCCTGGGCGACAGGAAATCCGGCGCTGCGCGGTTCGTCGGTGATGTTCCTTAAGCCTGGCGATCAGGTGTCTGTTGCCGATCTTAATAAAGGGGTGATTATTCAGTCTGGTAATGATGCCTGTATTGCACTGGCCGATTATGTCGCGGGAAGTCAGGAGTCATTTATTGGGTTAATGAATGGTTATGCCAAAAAGTTAGGATTGACCAATACTACCTTCCAGACTGTTCACGGCCTTGATGCACCGGGGCAGTTCAGTACCGCACGTGATATGGCGCTACTGAGCAAAGCACTTATTCATGACGTGCCAGAAGAGTATGCCATCCATAAAGAAAAAGAATTTACTTTCAATAAGATTCGTCAGCCTAACCGCAACCGCTTGTTATGGAGCAGCAATCTCCATGTTGATGGGTTGAAAACCGGGACGACTGCCGGGGCCGGGTATAACCTGGTGGCTTCCGCGACGCAGGGCGATATGCGTCTGATCTCAGTTGTTCTGGGCGCGAAAACTGATCGCATTCGTTTTAATGAGTCTGAAAAACTGCTCACCTGGGGATTCCGCTTCTTTGAAACCGTCACTCCGATAAAACCTGACGCAACCTTTGTCAGCCAGCGAGTCTGGTTCGGCGATAAGAGTGAAGTCAAGCTGGGGGCGGGTGAAGCCGGTTCTGTAACCATTCCTCGTGGGCAACTGAAAAACCTGAAAGCCAGCTTTACACTTAACGAGCCGCAGTTGACTGCTCCACTGAAAAAAGGTCAGGTTGTTGGCACCATCGACTTCCAGTTGAATGGAAAATCTATCGAACAACGCCCACTTATCGTGATGGAAGCGGTTGAAGAAGGGGGAATCTTTAGCCGGATGTGGGATTTCGTGATGATGAAATTCCACCAGTGGTTTGGCGGTTGGTTCTCGTAA
- the deoR gene encoding DNA-binding transcriptional repressor DeoR, which yields METRRDERISQLLQALKRSDKLHLKEAATLLGVSEMTIRRDLNNNNAPVVLLGGYIVLEPRSASHYLLSDQKSRLVEEKRRAAQQAAELVQPHQTLFFDCGTTTPWIIEAINKDIPFTAVCYSLNTFMALQEKPHCRAILCGGEFHASNAIFKPLSFQETLNNICPDIAFYSAAGVHVSKGATCFNLEELPVKHWAMSMAQQHVLVVDHSKFGKVRPARMGDLKQFDVLASDCRPDDEIIEYAKAHNIRLLY from the coding sequence ATGGAAACACGTCGTGACGAGCGTATTAGTCAATTATTACAGGCGTTAAAACGCAGCGATAAACTTCATCTTAAAGAGGCCGCTACCTTGTTGGGTGTGTCGGAGATGACCATTCGCCGCGATCTGAATAATAACAATGCCCCTGTAGTCTTACTGGGCGGTTATATTGTTCTGGAGCCACGCAGTGCCAGCCACTATCTGTTAAGCGATCAAAAATCACGGCTGGTCGAAGAAAAACGTCGCGCGGCTCAACAGGCTGCTGAACTTGTACAACCACATCAGACGCTGTTTTTCGACTGCGGCACCACGACGCCCTGGATTATAGAAGCCATCAATAAGGATATTCCCTTTACGGCAGTGTGTTATTCGCTGAATACCTTCATGGCACTACAAGAGAAACCACATTGCCGGGCAATACTCTGTGGTGGCGAATTTCATGCCAGTAACGCAATTTTCAAGCCACTTAGCTTTCAGGAAACGCTTAATAACATCTGCCCAGATATTGCCTTCTACTCCGCAGCAGGCGTGCATGTCAGTAAAGGGGCAACCTGTTTTAATCTCGAAGAGCTGCCGGTAAAACACTGGGCGATGTCGATGGCGCAACAACATGTACTGGTGGTGGATCACAGTAAATTCGGTAAAGTACGCCCGGCACGAATGGGCGATTTAAAACAGTTTGATGTGCTGGCGAGTGACTGTCGCCCGGATGATGAAATTATTGAGTACGCGAAAGCGCATAATATCAGGTTACTGTATTAA